The Elusimicrobiota bacterium genome includes the window AAATCTATGATACTAGAAAAACATTGCCCGGTATGAGAGCTTTGGCAAAATATGCGGTTTTATGCGGGGGAGGGTACAACCATAGATTTAGTTTGTCGGATATGGCTTTGATAAAAGATAACCATCTGATTCTGATAAAAGATATTCAGTCTGCGGTAAAATCTGTTAGAAATAAGAACCGCGGCATAAAGGTTGAAATAGAATGCAAAAATTTAAACCAGGTAAGCCTAGCTCTGTGGGCAAAGGCAGATCTAATAATGTTTGATAACATGGACATTAATACCATAAAAAAGGCATTAAAAATGGTCAGAGATTTTTCCAAATTTGGAAGTTATCATCCGCAAACGGAAGTTTCCGGCGGCGTGACTTTAAATACAGTAAGAAATTTCGCTAAAACAGGAGTTGACAGAATTTCAGTTGGGGCGTTGACTCATTCTGCTCCGTCGCTGGATATAAGCCTTGAGTTTGGAAAATAGTCTAACTTATGATAAAAAAAGCGGCTCTAAATAATTACGAAAAAGATCTTATTAATTCAAAAAGTCTAAAGGAAATAATACCATATTTTGCCGGGAAAAAAATACATTATTTTCTGCGCACAAATTCAACGCAGGATACAGCCAAAGGCCTTGCGGACACAGGAGAAAAAGAAGGAACAGTAGTTTTAGCAGAAAGACAATCTTACGGGCGCGGAAGGTTTAGCAGAAACTGGTTTTCTCCGAGAGGCGGATTGTGGTTTTCAATTATACTTTATCCAAAAATCAGCCCGGAAAAAAATCTGCAATTCAGTTTAATTACTGCAATTTCATTGTGCGAAACACTGGGAAAAATGTTTAATATAAAACCTCTAATAAAATGGCCTAACGACATTATTTACAATGAAAAAAAGCTTGGAGGAATACTGGTTGAAAGCGCCTTAATTTCTAACAGAGTGAAATGGACAATTATTGGGGCCGGCTTGAATGTAAATAATGTTTTATCAGCAGGAATTAGAAAGAAGGCGGTATCATTAAAAAGTATTTTGAGATATAGAATAAACAGAACAAAACTTTTAGCTGAAATATTAAAAAATTATTATTTTAATTATAAAATATTTAAAATAAAAGGATTTAAATATTTTAGAACCAAATTTCAAAGATATTCATTTTTGAATAACAAAAATATTAAAGTTGAAGAAGGAGGGCGTATATATTCAGGTGTAGTTAAGGAAATAGACGAGAACGGCTTTTTATGGATAAGATTGAAGAATAAAATTATCAGAAAAATATTAGCCGGAACAATATTAAAATATGAGTAGCATTTCTAGCGATAAATTTATTGAGATTTTAAAAACAAGAAGAAGCGTTCGAGAGTTTCTGCCTGATCCAATACCCGAAGCAGATATTGAAAAAATGATAGAAGCTGCTTCATTTGCCCCTTCAGGAAGCAATCTCCAGAATTGGTATTTCATAGTTATAACTTCAGATACTCTTAAGAAAATAGTATTTGAAGCAGTCCTTAAGCAAGTTGATGAAAACGCGAAAAATATAAATTCTTCCAGGGCTCGGAAAGAATATATATCTTACAGCGAGTATTTCAAGTTTTTTGTTCAAGCGCCGGCGGTAATAGCAGTAGTGAAAAAACCGTATGAAACTCTTAGCATAAGAATAATGAAAAGATACAATATTCCGTTTAAATCAAATTCGGATATTCAGGGTGTCTCGGCTGCAGTTCAAAACCTGTTACTTATGGCGCATGTTTTGGGGTATGGCGCTTGCTGGATGACCGGACCTTTGATTGCACGCGAAAAGATTGAAGATATCCTGAAAATTGACAAGGAAAATGAATTAGCCGCTTTTATTCCTGTGGGAAAATACAAAAAATCGCCCGCGGCAACGCCAAGGAAAAATATAAAAGAAATATATAGTTTTGTTCGCTAAAATATTATATAATTATCAGTAATAATTCGGGGGTTATTTATGATTAAAGATACCGTTTTATTGTCAAATCGTCCCGAAAAACATTTTCTCGGATCACTTTATTTTAAAAATATTAAGTCGGGTATTGATTATGCGTTTGAAGGTACGGGCTTCAAGCTTCTTTATACCCAGCAAGATAATAGTTTGGCTGATATCCTTGCTTCCAAAAAACAAAAAATTGCAGGAATAATTGATATCTCGCCTTTTATTAACGATAATTCCGTAAAACTTCTGGAAAAAGAAAATAAGTACAAGTCAGTTTTAATAAATTGCCGCTCGGCTAAACTTGGCTGGGTTGATCTTGATAATGTCCGCGGCGCAATGACAATGACAGAACATCTTATCAAGCTTGGGCACGAGAAAATATTATATATAGCAGGATTTCAGGAAAGCCAGAATAATATTGACAGATTTAAAGGTTTTAAAAATGCGTTGGGAAAATATAATATAAAGTTTAATCCCAGGCTTATTTTGACGTGTGATTTCAGCATTACTCTGGCATATGAAAGAATGAAAGAATTTCTT containing:
- a CDS encoding nitroreductase family protein, yielding MSSISSDKFIEILKTRRSVREFLPDPIPEADIEKMIEAASFAPSGSNLQNWYFIVITSDTLKKIVFEAVLKQVDENAKNINSSRARKEYISYSEYFKFFVQAPAVIAVVKKPYETLSIRIMKRYNIPFKSNSDIQGVSAAVQNLLLMAHVLGYGACWMTGPLIAREKIEDILKIDKENELAAFIPVGKYKKSPAATPRKNIKEIYSFVR
- the nadC gene encoding carboxylating nicotinate-nucleotide diphosphorylase, whose protein sequence is IIPSEKVVQARLVVKDEGIICGLKIFGEVFSLLDKKIKFKSVAKDGQKVRKGKIAGILVGSARAILAGERTALNFIQHLSGIATLTSRFVQKVKGTKAKIYDTRKTLPGMRALAKYAVLCGGGYNHRFSLSDMALIKDNHLILIKDIQSAVKSVRNKNRGIKVEIECKNLNQVSLALWAKADLIMFDNMDINTIKKALKMVRDFSKFGSYHPQTEVSGGVTLNTVRNFAKTGVDRISVGALTHSAPSLDISLEFGK
- a CDS encoding substrate-binding domain-containing protein produces the protein MIKDTVLLSNRPEKHFLGSLYFKNIKSGIDYAFEGTGFKLLYTQQDNSLADILASKKQKIAGIIDISPFINDNSVKLLEKENKYKSVLINCRSAKLGWVDLDNVRGAMTMTEHLIKLGHEKILYIAGFQESQNNIDRFKGFKNALGKYNIKFNPRLILTCDFSITLAYERMKEFLSHDRKSFTAIFAANDLMAVGAIRALIDERIRTPEDIAVVGFDDFDFASTFYIPLTTYRQPFKNLGYIAARSIVTANESNRCQQQQVELVGEIVVRKSCGSKIS
- a CDS encoding biotin--[acetyl-CoA-carboxylase] ligase, producing the protein MIKKAALNNYEKDLINSKSLKEIIPYFAGKKIHYFLRTNSTQDTAKGLADTGEKEGTVVLAERQSYGRGRFSRNWFSPRGGLWFSIILYPKISPEKNLQFSLITAISLCETLGKMFNIKPLIKWPNDIIYNEKKLGGILVESALISNRVKWTIIGAGLNVNNVLSAGIRKKAVSLKSILRYRINRTKLLAEILKNYYFNYKIFKIKGFKYFRTKFQRYSFLNNKNIKVEEGGRIYSGVVKEIDENGFLWIRLKNKIIRKILAGTILKYE